One Salvia splendens isolate huo1 chromosome 1, SspV2, whole genome shotgun sequence genomic window, ATCATTTTACATAAAAATGCATGCTTGAGATTAAACCTGAGAAATGGGGGCGAGAGCGGCGAAGAATAAACCTACTGGCGACGTTCTTAGGGCAATAGACTGGGGATGATTTAAGCAGATTGAAATCGAAATTAAAATGGATTTGGATTGAATTGGTGTGCATTGTGGAAGCCAATTTTATGGCTCGGAAAtttgttcttttttctttattttttttctgcaGTTAAGAGTGAAGAACAGAAGTGTTGTGGAGGTGAGGCTATGATGTAATGGGATGCCTCTGCGCCGCCAATGAGCTAGACAACTAGTTGATTATCCGCCACAGTCCACAGCGTTGCACCACACACTGCTAGATTTATGTCAATCATGTGGTTTATTGGTAATGAATTTAAGCCAAACATGACAAATTTATCCCTAGGGCTTGCGCCTTATTACCACCCAGTCCTAACCAAAACAAAACTCATTCTAGTTTCAATTATTCTCAAGTCACACCACACCCACTAAGTAAAGCGAGCCTGTAGTAGTGTGGATTCCGTGAACTCTGCTAACCGGAGTTCATCTTTCACCTTGTGACAAAAACTATGAGAAATAAATGAGTAAAACCTTTAAACGATTTGATAAAAACGGATAAACATATAAATCGAGTAAGCTAACACTTCTATAAGTTACATATCAGATGTTCATTGACATATAGACAAGTGATGTGTAACTTCAGTTGCTACATCAATGTTTCTATTGCGGGCTTTTTCTGGAAAAATTTTATCACAAAAAAATGACAATTATCCGAACGGTTATACATTTTTGAGTAAACACCTCAAACGATGCGACACAATCTACTCTTTATCCTATAATTATGTCCATTTGTCTTTAAAGTTAATATTTTCTCCTTTCCATTAaaagtgacacattttttaGGATATCACATTTTTCAAAGTGAAAAAACATCATgttctctactttattatctctatttAACTAACCAAATAATACTGCATAAAACTCTATGTTGAATATGATATGGTTTATTCAAGAAGCACTATATTCCACTTTATTATGCCATGAAAACAATATTTGAAGTGAAAATACgcaaattttaatacaaaattgatatattgaaaaataaaaagaataatagtAGAAATATattgttaataaaaaaatactccttaaCTTGTCATAAATTGATAGAGAgagtaaaaatgaaaaacaagatTTTTTTCAATATACTGGGGTTGACAATGTTTgtagggagtagtattttagcATCAAATTAAGTTgtattatacttttttttatctatttgttTATTTTGACAAAATCCGAACAAGGCCTTACAATATGTTGGTGAATGAGTTTTGTCGTTTTAACATTGTGATATACTCCAACATCCTTGCGCAGAATAAATATGGAGTTGTATATACATATTCTAGTATTTTCTCTGGACTTACGATTTTGAGCACTTTTCAATTCCTTCATCTTCAGGATTTCCAATATCTCTCTCCCCAATGGCCACCGCGACGGCATCTAAATTCGAAAACCCTAAAACCACCACAGACCTCAATTTAGCGCCATCGCCCATTGAAGATGCCTCATCGACTCAGCAACTTCCTCAACTTCCAGGCGACCAAACGAAGGCGACTCCGGATGCGGCGGCTGTGAAAACAAGCGACGTAGACGGAGGCGATGCGGCCACGGATATTCAGAAGAAGATGAAGCGCGCGGAGCGGTTTGGGATGCCGGTAAACCTTTCGGAAGAGGAGAAGCGCAATTCTCGAGCAGAGAGGTATATAGTGTTGCCTCCACTAATTGGTTCTGTATTACTCCATGTAACTTCGACCTGTATGTTGTGTTTACGGTAAGGGTTATGGCTCGACATTTGGTGTTTTGAGTTTTGGATTCGAGAAAATTGCTCCTCATCAAGTTCTTGCTCACGAATCGGTGCTGGGAAGTTGCGGCGACCTAATTAGCAGTATCATTTATGGATTGCCATCTTAATTTTTTAAGTTAGACATAAAAGTTATAGTAGAACATTATGGGTCTATTACGTAGTCTTTTAATTTGGTTGTTTATACTTTGAACTTGCAATCTATAGTTGGCTTTAAATGATAATCAGAGTGTAGCAGTACATCTATCTGGTATACTGTGATGGTTATTCCTGTATACCCCATTCTGCTCTTTTGGTGCTAACTAGTGATGTTATTATTGTTAGTGTTAAGACTTTTAGAAAACATATTGTGTTACTTTTTGTCTCACTGAATATGGTTGCAGATGAGCTTATCTAAGCACTTGCTTTTAAGCAGGTTTGGTAAAGCTTCTGCTGCTGATGGATTGGATTCGTCAAAGCAATCAGAAGATCTGAAAAGGAAGGCTAGAGCAGAGAGGTTTGGGCCTTCTTTGCCCTTGTGTGCTTATGTGTGTGTTTTCTTGTTGTTGCTGCTGTTAAGTGAGCGATTAATTGGATTAATTCATTTTACCCATTTCAATTGTTCATCAGGTTTGGGATTACCAAACCTGTATCGGCTGATGAGGAGTCTAAGAAAAAAGCTAGACTTGCTAGGTTTGGGTCAACTCCTGTGACTGATTCAGTAGAGGAAGATAAAAAGAAAGCAAGGGCACTCAGGTATAGCAAGATTTTTTTACCCCATTATTATAATGATGGCGAAGAGGATGCTTTCAATGTACCCACAATTGAAAGTTGTGCTAACATTATAAAAGTTGAAATTTTTTAGAGTTAATTTAATGAGTTGGACTTTGCTGCAATACAGATTTTCGCAGCCTCAGTCTAGCCAGAAGGCAAATGGAGAAGGAAATATTGAGGTGATgagttataaatatatgaatgaGAGCCTATGTTtcttatcaaaataataataattgttatGGAAAGTGTTTTTGTAATAAGATTTATTGGTTCCTTTTCTCATTCCTGGGCTTAACATTTCAGAAGACAGCAATATCTGGCAAGGCTGTAGGAGGAACCTAAATAAACATTGGTCTATAATTGATAGTAAGACATTCATCTGACATTTATCGTTGCAAACCTCATAATTCTTCGTCTTTAAGATTCTGTCAACCTAAAAGCTCAGTTACTTATTCTTTATGGCATTTCCGAATTTGATgtatcattcttttttttttcaggtTGCGTAGGTTAGAGTAACGTCTTCAACTCCCCTGCTACCCTCTTGCTGACAACCTGACATTAACACCTGTTTGCATAGCCATCTGTGATTAACAAgtgatttttgttttttgtaaTTTGGACTCCTTTTGTTATGGGTTCTTGGTGATGCCTGCAACAATCAACAGTCACCTCCTCTATGTCAGTGCTTCTGAATCGGCATGCCATCCATTTAAAgaattaaatgcattaaaagGTCTTTTAGATGTGTAGCTCTGTGTAATTTTCTGCGTTTTTCTCCTGTTTATACCTGCATCTTGTTGTCTGACCGCAAGCATTGATATGCATGAGTACTTTTGTATGAACTGGATAACAAATATTGGTTTAACAGGTTGTACCCATAAATTTTGGTCATGTTGGTCTATGAGAAGTCTTTTGTTAGGTTTTGCTAGATTGTGTTTGATCGAATATTTGCTACCCAAACTTGTCATTGTGCTTGTAGTGTACTATATGCCCACCCGTGGCTTGCTTATGTGGAAGTGACTGATAAAATCTTTGTTGATGATTTGCGTTTCAAATAGTTGTTGTTTAGAGATCTTTAAAAATTGTCAACTTTTGATAAGGTTAATGCTGGTTTACTCAACAGCTGTTTAAAACCATCACCTTTTTTCTTCTCCTATGTTAGTGACTCTGTGCTATTTTTCCAGAAAATTTCTTAGAAGTATCTGATCTGATAGATTTACTTCAAAATGATTCGAAACCTTCTAGTTTGTTTGATGTTTtggtagttttattttttaaaatttgaatgatgGATAAATATTTTCTTATCATATGGTGTTTTTGAAATGGTTGGCTTGTCCTTTGAGATGAAATGCCGTTCAGGAGGTGGTTTGTGGTTGTCGACCATGCACGGTCATGTCAGGTGAATCAGCTAAAGGCTTATTGAATGTGCATGAATTGGTTGTTGCAACTACTTTGCAATGCTAGCAAGGTTTCTTTTGCTTTCAGGTAGTAATTCCTAGTTAGCAACGCAAGTTAGCATGGAAAGCTTGGTGAACTTGTAATAGTTTGGTTGGCGGCTAGAGGGATGTTTGTAGTTCTTTCTTCATACCATCTGATTCTATTATGGATGATTTCAGTCTCTCAAAAATCCATTGAACATACAACATGCGTTATGCTAATGCAAACAGAAAATTGTTGTGAATGAATTTGTAAACCATATGTGAATTATTGtgaattaattattactatcCTTTTCCAACTATATCTTTCTCGTAATAACTTACATGATTGtctcaatatagtgtttttTTGGGCATTGAACTTAAGAAGGGTGTGTTTAGTCActtaaatgaaaatataaagcAAATGGACATAGATTAAAGTTAGAgaaattaaatatgttgatAAGGGTATTGTTATTTCTGATCATTATCTCAAAATCATTATAAGTTgtcattattatttaaaatgaagATATGAAATGCGATGACCTATCTGTTGAGTCGATGGTTAATATCCCAATTCCCAAATGAGCTAGTCATCTGAGATTCAATAAAACAATATATtccttctttcattttatcttttcaAAACGAAAGATAAAAGAGGTAGGTACATTAAGCATTTGCACGACTGGGAAGGCGAGCACCCCCTCGTATGGAAACAACGGGAGTTGATCGAGCAATAGATGGTTGACGATCTATAAAAACGACGACAACCGTTATATCATCGTGGAAATGCCTCCTCACGCCTCGTTCGATTTTCTTCAGGTCTGCATAGCGCATCTCTCTCTTCTTGGCTGCTTTTCGAAGAGTGCATTCAACCAGTCGCCTAGCTATGCCCTGTCCAACAACATTGTACCAAAAAATCATATAAGCTGCTTGAAAAACTACTTCAAACTCTTTGGTTTCATTTCCTAGCAGAATCAGAGAGACTTACATTACGGGGATTGCTGGCGACAATATCTACCGCCTCTTGGTTGCTTAAGTGCTCCCACAAACCATCTGACGCGAAGATGAGAAATTGATCCTCAGGGTTGAGCCTGTGTATGAGTACTGACGGTTCTGCGCTGAGAATTGGCTTGCTGAACCGTCGAGGCAGCCTGAATTTGTCCAAGAGTGGTTCTCTGTTGAACTCCCACCTCTTGAGATAGGCGTCGCCAATGGATCTTGATACCTGTTGTTTAAATAAAACCAGCTCCATTATCATCTTGGTAGCCGCATATTTTTTGGATTAAAGACGAGGAAATGCAAAGGTGGTTACCTGGATGATGCCCTTCACGCGCCACACTTTGTGCTTTGAAACTACAATATGTGGATCATCAGGATGCAAGGTCCGTAGCTCATTTCTAACTGATTCGAAGCTAGCATTGTGCTCCGTGGATAATTGAACGGCGGTTACTCCTCTACCACTCTTATCTGCCCTGCCTAAGACAGCTCGTGAGTCTCCAGCATTGGCGACATGAAGGACCCCGTTGCATATCACCCCTACCAAACAGCATGTCCCCACTGAAGCCATTTGAGGATTTGTAGACCATTGCTGCCTTACTAGACACAGAAACTCCTCTTCAGTTGCCAAGAAAGCCCTTCTAATTACATCTGCAGATACCTCCTCACTCTCGGAGGCGAATCCTGCACCAACACCACCAATCACATAACTTGAACACACAATTGACATTTAGGAAGATGTGATTATGCACATGTTTTTTCTAGATAAACTTCATACTTAGTATTTGGCCTTATACAATTGCCTATTTACTTTTTACATCTTTGATCTTTCAGCATATTATCAAGGCAAGCTAGTTCAGTGGGGTAATTGCCATGTTAGCAACAGGAAAGAACATAGCCTGTGTCATCAACAACTCGCGGCACGAGCTTAAGCTAACAAGGATTAACTACCACCAAACAAATTCAGAGTCTGAGACTGGATTTATGCATATCTTGCCACATTTTTACCAACAAAGTAAGCATCAATCTCATAGTGAAGTAATGGATGCAGCAACTTAACATATGGTAGAAGTTATGCATTTGTGTCAATCTAAACCTATACTACCTCTTCTCTCTGCCCCTTTGTATTGGTATCTTATGATGAATAATGAATTAAGGCTCATTTACAAAAGGAATTAAAGATACAAACAAACAAGTTTCTTGAGAGACATACTCTTTAGATTGGTGAACAAGGTCTGGTTGACAAAGCGGGAGGTCTCCGGCCCTCCATGTCCATCATAAACTCCGACAAAGGTACCACAAGGCCCCGAGTCAAGCAAACTCAGTGGCCCTGATTCAAGCTGGCTCTGATCCTCCAACAAATTGTTGGCTTGAATCACAGCCATTGAGAAGTCTCCACTAACATGTTGGCCAAGATCCTTATACCACCACAGCCCATTAGCCCTACCATCTGTATCATCCCTACTCCCACTCCCATCTCCCTCAACACATGCTCTCCAACAAGGCTTCACCATCATTTACTCTATTCAACTACTCCTTGATACAACAACACAGCACTTATAATAATACACATATAAAACCTACATGTCCAATTGATCTATCTAACAAAGAATCACAACAACTTAATTAAACCCTAAACATATAAATATACAGACAGATATCATCCAAAACAGCCAGCAGACAACATGTTCATCATCGATCCCGACCTCAACTCCAGATTAAGCATAGCACAAGTGTTATACCCAACAGCCGTACAAGGGGTAGACACCATTAATATGCAAGATACAAATTGAAGGAAACCAAAAGGGTATGGGCCGAATTTACTCTTCAAAATCTGTCTCTGCAGAGACAATAAAGCAATAGTTAATTTTTATCTGAGAAGTGCAGAGAATATGGATTGGATGGCgttctctctctgtctctctctctctctctaatttcATACCTTGAACCTGGGGGCCTTCCATAGCTTTTGTGCCAACTTTCAACAACACCCTTAGCTGGAAAAACCCATACAAGTTTGATGGTGACAGAGTTTGTTCCTGGATCGCAGATTGgataacaaaaagaaaagaaactcTTCCTTGGAATTTTGTTGGCAGAGAGAAAATCTTGATAGATTAGTGTCAGAATGAGATCTCAGATTATTGTTAATATGGTGGGAGGCTcagaaaaatacaaataattctAGGGATTGTTTGTGGAGTATTGTTTTCAATTCAAAGAAccagtttttttttcttctgagTATTCTAGTTTAATAGTAGAAGAGTAGTTCGTTCTCTCTCcctcaattatttttttttcttggggGGCAATTGAGGCCCTTTTGTTTGGTTTCCTGAGTTTTTACTGACACTAGCAAATCATATTCATATGCCATGATTCAATTTTCACTCACTTCAATTTTTCTTTTGACAATTTATTTGGATCCATTTTGTTTTACAGTAACTTTTAAAAGGATGTCAAGTTCAATTTGACTATGAGGTCATAAACTTACATTAGAATTTAGAAGTGAATTCTATGAGTATGATTTAAATACCAATACTAAAGCCTATTTTATATAGACTATACTACTTGTGACCtagcttagagcatctccaatagtaATAGGtcagccataggctagccacaaactccccTTGTCATATTATTAGCattaaaaactcctcctgtcacatcatcaggacaagcaactggacaagcaataggctagccacaataaataaaattataaaaaataaataattaacaatcacacaaaatacggaattaaatttacgacaaagatacgggaaaattcaataataatatttaaattaaaaaaatacattaattaaaaaaaagtacattaatttaaaaaatctaacgacgtgcagtcctccgcgcccacaactcttcaattagatccttttggagtcgaatatgagcatccacttggcgcatgtaagcatgtgccttgaggcggccgacttcatctTGAGGTACcccccttcgtacgttgggggcggccacgccgtggcttgggccggcttcatttgcatcgtcattggcccaactagtcaattgtacaccttcatcttcgacaatcatgttgtgcatgataatacaggcgtacattatatcagcaatgtagtcgacatgccacaaacgcattggacccctaattgccgcccatcgagactggagcacaccaaatgcgcgctccacgtccttgcgcgccgactcctgccgttccgcaaagtaggtcttcctctcatctgaagcgcatctgatcgtcttcacaaagacgggccacctagggtatatcccatccgccaagtagtagcccatatcatgctggttcccgttggcgataaaactgatggcaagaccgacaccctgacactgctcgttgaaaaagggcgacgagttgaggacgttgaggtcgttgttcgacccggctaccacaaaatatgcatgtcaaatccacaaccggtaatcagctacggcctcgaggatcatcgtgggattctttcccttgtagccggtcgtgtagaaccctttcca contains:
- the LOC121748518 gene encoding probable protein phosphatase 2C 48, which produces MMVKPCWRACVEGDGSGSRDDTDGRANGLWWYKDLGQHVSGDFSMAVIQANNLLEDQSQLESGPLSLLDSGPCGTFVGVYDGHGGPETSRFVNQTLFTNLKRFASESEEVSADVIRRAFLATEEEFLCLVRQQWSTNPQMASVGTCCLVGVICNGVLHVANAGDSRAVLGRADKSGRGVTAVQLSTEHNASFESVRNELRTLHPDDPHIVVSKHKVWRVKGIIQVSRSIGDAYLKRWEFNREPLLDKFRLPRRFSKPILSAEPSVLIHRLNPEDQFLIFASDGLWEHLSNQEAVDIVASNPRNGIARRLVECTLRKAAKKREMRYADLKKIERGVRRHFHDDITVVVVFIDRQPSIARSTPVVSIRGGARLPSRANA
- the LOC121799238 gene encoding protein MODIFIER OF SNC1 11-like, which translates into the protein MATATASKFENPKTTTDLNLAPSPIEDASSTQQLPQLPGDQTKATPDAAAVKTSDVDGGDAATDIQKKMKRAERFGMPVNLSEEEKRNSRAERFGKASAADGLDSSKQSEDLKRKARAERFGITKPVSADEESKKKARLARFGSTPVTDSVEEDKKKARALRFSQPQSSQKANGEGNIEKTAISGKAVGGT